From a single Candidatus Methylomirabilota bacterium genomic region:
- a CDS encoding ABC transporter ATP-binding protein translates to MLTVTEIDVFIQASHILRRVSLEVREREVVCLVGRNGAGKTTTLRTIMGYHRPRGGGIRFNDVPLHERRTFEIARLGLGFSPEESGIFPDLTVAENIEISTWTRPGGRPAAERLAAAYEIFPVLKTYGARKGPEMSGGERKMLSIARALALDPDMLLLDEPFEGLSPAIVPTVAAGLAEITHRGHAILIAESNIYHVPDFATRLYVIERGEIIFAGRPDDVRKDAAALRAIGGHA, encoded by the coding sequence ATGCTCACCGTCACCGAGATCGACGTGTTCATCCAGGCGAGCCACATCCTGAGGCGCGTGTCGCTCGAAGTGCGGGAGCGCGAGGTGGTCTGCCTCGTCGGGCGGAACGGCGCGGGCAAGACCACGACGCTCCGGACCATCATGGGCTACCATCGCCCGCGGGGCGGCGGCATCCGCTTCAACGACGTGCCGCTCCACGAGCGGCGGACTTTCGAGATCGCGCGGCTGGGGCTGGGGTTCTCGCCGGAGGAGAGCGGAATCTTTCCCGACCTGACGGTGGCGGAGAACATCGAGATCTCGACGTGGACGCGCCCCGGCGGCAGGCCGGCGGCGGAGCGGCTGGCCGCGGCATACGAGATCTTCCCCGTGCTGAAAACGTACGGCGCGCGGAAGGGTCCGGAGATGTCGGGCGGCGAGAGGAAGATGCTCTCGATCGCGCGGGCGCTGGCGCTCGACCCGGACATGCTGCTGCTCGACGAGCCCTTCGAGGGTCTCTCGCCCGCCATCGTCCCCACGGTCGCCGCCGGCCTGGCCGAGATCACCCACCGCGGCCACGCCATCCTGATCGCCGAATCGAACATTTACCACGTGCCGGATTTCGCCACGCGGCTCTACGTCATCGAGCGCGGCGAGATCATCTTCGCGGGCCGGCCGGACGACGTCCGGAAAGACGCCGCCGCGCTCCGCGCAATAGGAGGACATGCCTGA